TGGGTGCCGGAGGGGTTTCTCTCTGTATCCCCAACTGGGGAGAAGCAAATAACGCTCTGGGGGAGACTCAAGCATCCTGACAAGTAAAAACTGCGGAGAAGAATTAATGCATACCATCCATTCCACTTTGACGGAAGCGGAGAAGTGGTATTTCGATTTACACGGGTTCCTCGTTTTACGGAACGTTATCCCAAAAGACGAAATTGAAGAGATGCTAAAGGTGATTCAACATTGGTTGACAATTGACGAAGTTGACATTCCACCGCCGCTCGATCGCGGGCTACAGGAGCCTTGTAAGACACACATCGGACATATCCAGTATGGGCATCGTCTTTTTGAAGACCTTGCGATGAATCCTGACATTATGCGGGTTGTGGCGGGATTGACTATGAACGCCCCACGGCTGTTTCACTGCAATTTCACGATGATGACGAAGCACGATGCTCCCCAACATTTTCATCGTGACGACAGCGGGTTCAAATACGATTACCAAGCCGCCGCTGGACATATCTATTGCAGCCACATTGCGACATGGGTCGCACTCGTGGATGTCCCACCCGGAACTGGCTTTTGCCTTGTCCCCGGCAGTCATAAATCTCTGTTTCAGACCCCCGAGAATCTGCCTGTGAAACACGATCCACCGACCTCAATTACACTCCCGATGGAGGCAGGCGACGTAGCGATCTTCTCGACGAATCTGCTCCACGATGCGAGTCCGTGGACAGAGGATTACCCACGGATGAACATCTTCCAACGTTACCAACTGAGTGCTTATTTCAATGAGACTGGAAAAGGTGGATACCCACTTGACGAATATCGCGATAAAATCTCGGATGCCCAATACGAATAACGGCAGTAAAACCCGTTTTACCCAATGGAGGATAAGAATGCGTTTAAAAGGACAAGTCTGTATTATTACGGGTGGTGGAAGTGGTATCGGCCGCGGTGCCGCCCTCGCAATGGCACAAGAGGGTGCGACGGTTGTCATTAACGGTAGAACAGCATCGAAATTAGAATCTGTCAGTGCTGAAATTTCGGACGCGGGCGGGACAGCAGCGAGTTACACACTCGATGTGGCTGACTACGACGCTGTCGAACAGATGACTGCCGATGTGCTCGATAAATTCGGACAGATTGATGTGCTTGTGAACAACGCCGGACACAGTTCACAGCATCGACGACTCCTCAACACGCCCCCAGAGGAGATGCGTTCGGTTATTGATTCCAATCTAATCGGCACATTTTTCTGTACGAAAGCGGTTGTGCCGGCGATGCTGGCAGCGAAATCCGGGACGATTATTAACATCTCGTCGCTTGCGGCGGTCACCCCGGGTCCGTTTAGCGGTTTCGCTTACGGCGCGGCGAAGGCGGCGGTTATTAATTTCACGGAATTCCTCAACGCCGATTTACGGAACACCGGTATCCGAGCGAGCGTCGTTGTTCCGGGTGAAGTGGCAACACCGATTCTCGACAAACGTCCGATTCCACCGGATGCTGCCGCACGCGAGATGATGGTAGATGTCGACGAGACTTCAGCGGCGATTCTGCTAATCGCAACGCTACCGCAGCGGAGTAATATCCCGGAATTAGTCATTCGCCCGACGATGCACCGGAATATGACAGGTGAAATCGTCGAACTGGACGATTAATGTTTTTGGACTTATTGAACTCGATTACCGGTATATCGAGGTTTCAGGATAGTAGCGCGCCCATGCGAACCAATAGATATTGACAGCAGGCAGCCGCTCTAAACGGTTGCCTTTATCTTTACCCGATACTGCTTCGCCGGTAACGAGATTCCAAGGCGTCCCGGTATTGTCCGTTACAAAGTACCTATCTTGGTGACTAAAGGTCCGCGCCTCCCCCGCTACGCTCCGATTAAAGACCGCCGTTGCGAACGACGTTTTATCGTGAAAGATGAGTAGCGGCACCTCACCGAGTGTATCGTTGATAACAGCAGTTTTCGTAAAATGTGTCAATGGATACGCGCGAAATTGCGTGTTACCCTCCTCAGCCTGGATCTGAACGCCGATGACGAGAGACTTGTTAGGTAACCTGTCATCGGTGTACTCCATCCCGCTGACACCTGCGCGCTGGCTGGCGTGATAATCTGCATAGACATCTTGACTCTGGTTCTCACGCATTCCAACTCTGGTAGGTACGGACAAAACCTCTGTTTTTGGATAATTAAGTTGCCATGCCTTCCACGCTATCTGTGGCATAGAGGCGAGTGGCTTCAACTGTTTACCTTTGAGCGGTCCTCGTATCGCTTCCCCAGTGATATGCGACCAGAGGGAACGGGTCTGATGGTCATACATTAACAGGGCATCTCTCCACAATTTACCGCTAACACCAAACGTATAGGTCTTCCCGTCAAGTTCCCGGCTATACACGATAGCCGTTTTGCAGAGCGGTCACCACGTCGTGGCGATTTTCAGTCCACCGACAACGTCGTTGACGATTTCGTGTCCGTTCAGCAGATAGAGTGAATAGGCATGACTTTCGTCGTTGAAGGTTACGCCAATGACAGGGGCATCCGCGTCTAACTTTGCTCCGCTGGCTGGCACAAATTGAGGATCGGTGATAGCCGGGATGGCGTCAAAAGGTAATAGCGTTCGGATTGCGTCGTCTGTATAATCTGCTGCGGTTGCGCAGAGAGTAACAAAGAATAGTAGTATGAGGATGCGTATGTAGTTTTTCATGATCCTTTCCTTGCTGTTCGTGCACAGAATGTATAACAGTATTATTGCTTTTAGCCTCTACGTAGATGGCTGCCCACTCGCGAATTGTAACAATCTTCTTCTGTTAACATGTTCAGGACGATTCATATTCAAAGCATCAATTGTTGCTCTGCCTGACAGTGTGCGTCCGATAATATAGAGAAGATTTTCACTCCACATAAAGTGTCGTTTCCACCGTTTAGTTCTCGGATTAAAAAGTGGACTTTGTTGACCGGTTTGTGGGTCGCGGGCATGTGTTTTAGTGTGCTTATGTGTGTTGCACCATGGACACGCCCATGCCAAATTGGCTAATTCGGTTTTTCCGCCGGCATTTCGTGGGAGGATGTGATCACAGTGAAAGGATGCATTACTGACGCTGTCAGATGATTGGCAGTACTCACAAAGCCCGTTTGCACGCTCTCGTACACGGCGACGCAGGGCAGCAGGAATGGACTCAGAAGGCATTAATTCCCTCTTTTAAGCCTAATTCGGCAGTAACCTCGCCTAATGTTTTTTCTCTCTCCTGAGCCAAAGTGATGAGGGCTTCAATGCGTTTTAAGTTCCTTGCTTCTAATTGACTCAGCAGGGCTTGATACTCTGTCAGTTCATCTTCGCTTAAGGTCTCATTTTCACACTTACGCCACAATTCCTGATACCGCTCTTGCTCCTTTTCAGGCAATTGCGAGTTTTCTTGAATGATTGCTAATAGCAAAGCTTCTTTATCGGCACTGTGTTTTTGCGCCCAGTCGAAGTTAGAATCGTGTTTGTTGGTTTGTGCCATTGGACTTTCTCTCCAAGTCTAAATCTGAACAAATATTGAGACGAAAGTGTTTGTCTAAGAGATTTTTAGTACTTGCAGTGGTTAAATTCAGTATAGCATGCGAAACAAACAGATGTCAAATTAAAAAGGAGAGTCCTATCAACGTTTACATCACTTCGCGTTCGTAAGAAACGGTGTTATTAACGTTTGTGTTGCTTTACGTTAATAAAAAATAGTACAAGCTTCTATTGGATATAAATCCACTTAAAAGTTGGCACAAAATCGTAGGCGTGCTATAATGCTCGCAAATAATAGCACAATCACCAAAGGAATGCATAGATGAACGAAACATCAATTGAACTCCTCAAATCATTGACACAAGCAGATGGAATCCCCGGCTACGAAACAGAGGTACGCGAGATTTTTCGTGATGCTGTCGCTGATGTTGGTCCAATCGGGACAGACAGATTAGGAAGTATCTTTTGCACGCGCGCTGGAAATGCTGAACAACCCCGAATCTTGCTGGATTCACATTTAGACGAGATCGGTTTTGTTGTGCAAAATGTCACGGATAACGGATTCGTCAAGTTTCTACCGCTCGGCGGCTGGTGGGCACACACACTTTTAGCACAACGGGTCACGATTACAACGAAGTTAGGTAAAGTGCCGGGAGTGGTCGGCTCTACACCACCGCATTTGCTCTCAGGATCGCGTGATAAGGTCTTAGACATGAAAGACCTGTTTATCGACATAGGGGCGGAGAGCGAAGAACAGGCAGCTGAGGAGTTTGGCGTATTACCCGGATGCCCAATTGCCCCTTATGGACCCTTTATGCCGTTGAAAAATAGCAAATTGTTCTCTGCCAAAGCGTTCGACAATCGTGTCGGTGTAGCGATTGTAATTGAAGCACTTTTGAGACTTGATGAACATCCGAATACCGTCATCGGAGCAGGGAGCGTGCAAGAAGAGGTAGGACTGCGAGGTGCGAGGACGATGGCGGCAAGTGTGGAACCCGACCTCGCAATTGTGCTTGAGGGACCCCCCGCTGATGATACGCCAGGATTAAGCGTCGGCTCGACACAAGGGAAACTTGGCGGCGGTGTGCAAATTCGGATCATCGATTCTTCAATGATTGTCAATCCGAAGTTGGCAGATTTTGCGATCGAGACAGCAAAGCGACATGAGATACCGTACCAACTTGGTGTGCGTCAATCCGGTGGAACGGATGGCGGTGCCATCCATCAATCCGGTAGAGGTGTGCCGTCCGTTGTGCTCGGCGTGCCATCGCGTTATATCCATAGCCATGTCTCAATCATTAACATTGATGACTACACCGCAGCGTTGGACTTGACGATGCATCTTGCGAGCGAAATTGACGCATCTGCTTTGGAAGGATTTCTGTTCGGTTAGGCATTCAGTTCGTCCCGCTGTCCGTTTGTTTTAGAATCCCTAAATCCACTATTGGAGGATAAGTAATGGAAACCACCTTACCGAAAATCTCGTTTTGTAAGCATCACATCAGTAAGTTGGTGATTGGGGATAATCCAATCTACGGCTATTCTCACTTCAACCAACTCCTTTCGCAGCACCAACAAGAATACCACACACCAGAGCGTGTCGTAGCAACGCTCAAACGGGCAGAAGAGGCTGGACTTAATGCATGGCAGAATAGCTTAACGGAACGCTCACTCTCCGACCTACAGCGGTACCGAGAAGAAGGTGGCACCATGAACTGGTTCTGCCTCAGTCCGGGTGGACTTTGGTATGAGGAACCGGACGCTGTCTTTGAAGCGGCAAAACACAACCCGTTCGGTATGGCACCGCACGGTGGGGGTGTTGGTCACAGGTGTTTGCGCGAAAATAGGCTCGATCACCTACAGGACATCCTCAAACGGGTTCGTGATACGGGTGCTCTCGTTGGATTGTCTGTCCACGATCCGAAACTCCTACATATCGCTGAAGACGAGGATTGGGATATAGACTACTATATGACTGGGCTTTATAATCTACACGGCGGTGCTGACAAGTTCAGGGAGAAATTCGGCTACGCGCCTCTCGGTGAAATCTACGCGCGGGAGGATCGCGATGAAATGTGTAAAGCGATACAGCGTACAGATAAGCCGTGCCTCATTTTCAAAGTACTCGCAGCAGGCAGGACCGTTGGAAGTTCGGATCAGATTCGCGAAGAGGTGAAATTCGCGATAGAAAACACCAAATCGATTGATCCGCTCTTACTCGGTATGTATCAACAATTCGGCGATCAGATCGGCCACAACGCGCAGTTGATTACGGAACTCTGTGCGGAATTAGAATAGATCGAATATTAGCCATCAGCGGAATAGCAATCAGCAGTCGGCAAAGAAGCAGTCAGTAAGAGGATTTTGTTAAACGAAACCCTCTTTACCGATAGTTTCCGATAACCATTTTTACTGACTGCTGACCGCCATACATCATGGAGGCTGAAAAATGGAGATGCGAACGTGTGGAAAATCTGGAATTGAAATCTCAACGATGGGCATTGGATGTTGGTCATACGGTGGTGGCGACTATTGGGGACCGCAGGCACAATCAGATGTTACCGCTGTTGCGAACGCGGCATTAGATGCTGGCATTAACTTTTTCGATACAGCGGAGGGATATAACAACGGACGCAGCGAAGAGGCACTCGCCGTTGCACTGAAGGGCAGGCGAAATGAGGCTGTCATCGGCACGAAGGTAACCAGACCAGATCCCGCTACGATACGTGAACACTGCGAAGCGAGTCTCAACCGGTTGCAAACGGATTATGTTGACATCTATATGATTCACTGGCCCGACGATGAGATTGCTATCGAAGAAAGCATGGCTGAACTCACACGCTTACAGGAGGATGGGCTTATCCGTGCCATCGGCGTAAGCAACTTCGGAGTGGAGCAACTCACGGCGGCTCTTAACACAGGCGCGACTATCGCCGTGAATCAACTCTGCTACAACCTACTTTCACGGGCAATAGAACCGGAATTGCTTCCACTCTGCCGAGAGCGTAACGTCGGTATTTTGGGATATATGCCACTGCTGCAGGGAATTTTGACGGGGCAGTACAAAAGCGCGGAGGAGATACCATCGGTGCATTCTCGGTTCCGCCATTTTCGAGATGACCGAGAACAGGCTTCGCACGGCGAAGAAGGTGCCGAAGAAGAAATGTTTGAGACGCTGGAGGCCATCCGGGAAATAGCAGAAGCGGAACAGATTCCAATGGCTCGGCTTGCTATTGCTTGGGCAATGGCACGCCCCGGTATCACGTGCATGCTCGTCGGCACTCGAAATATCAATGAACTGACGCAAAACTTGCACGTCATCGACTACACGCCGTCTGCTGATGTGATTGAGAGTCTTGACACAATCACCACACCACTTTTAGAAAAAATGGGTGCAAACCCGGACTACTTTACAGGAGCACGTATCCATTAGTTTGGCATAGGCACAGCGCATTCTGTCCCTGAAGATAGTCAGAGAGGAAGAAATTTATGATGGAACAGTTAGGTAAATTTAACAAAGACTTAGGCAGGCCCTTGGCAACAGCACCGGCTGATCTTACGCGAACAAATGCTGATGGTAAAGCGGTTGTTCCTTTAACACAAGAACAGAAATACCTGTTTGACAAAAACGGATGGCTTTTGGTGCCGGGCGTACTAACGGAATCAGAGATCGAAGAGATACGTGATTTCTGTTACCGCCTAAAGCACGACCCTGAAACGATTCCTCAACACCATCGTTCAACCTACGGTGGTCCCTTGGAAAAATTGACAGATCATCCGGTGGTCGTGGCATTCGGAAACGAATTTCTCGCGACCCCCTATCTCGCATCGGACACCTGTTATGGATTCCGCATGGAAATGAGTTTTTTGGCATTGCGCGCTACAACGGATGAGCCACCTTTCACATTCCATGCCCACAACGGCAACGGTTTGTGGAGAATGCCAGGAGATTGCCATCAATATTCTTGTCTTCCGGGTCAGGCGTATAGCGGTTTGACGCGCGTCGTCTGGGAACTCAACCCCGTGGAGAAAGATGACGGCGGGACGATGTTCATTACAGGGAGCCACAAGGCAGCTTATACTGCGCCAGAGGGCGCGCATACACAAGATTGGGAGTTCTGGGATACCTACTCCTGTCCTGCTGGATCTGTCATTATGTTCACAGAAGCAATTACGCATAGTGGGCAGCCGTGGCAAAACCCTGATACCGACCGAGTGGCAGTCTTCAACGCCTATAACTCTGTGGATAAGCGATGGAGCCTCTCGAAGCCGCCACAGGCATTGCTCGATGAAATGCCGCCCAAACGCCAGACCCTCTTCCGAGATGCCTATGTAAAGGGTAACGTTACCGGAACGAAGTTTGATATGGCATTATAAATAAAGCATCAACGAAACCGTAGCCCGAAACGAAGTGGAGGGCGGATCCTGAGCGAAAAGCGTCAAAGCACAAACCACGTCGTTTAACCGCAAGGAAAATTAAAAAGATGACACCGAAACAGCGTTATTTGTTTGATGTAACCGGATACCTTCACTTGGAAAATGTTATCACCGGCGATGCGTTAGCAGAGGCTTCTGAGGCGGTTGATAGATATATCACGACCCCTCCCGATGCATTGCCTCCGGGCTTTGAGATACAAGGACTCCATCAGCACGGGTTCGCCTTCGATAAATCGCTTGAACGTTTAACGGTGCATAAGGCTCTATGGCCGATTATCAAAGAGTTAACGGACAACCAGCCACGGTTTGCCAGGGGTTCCTTGAAGCATGACAGACACGATTTGTGGGAAGCCGGAGAGCGGGCAAAAGTGAATCCGGGCGGACTGCACTGTGCGCGTGATGATTACGGGTGGTATAGCACGCGTTACGAGGCTGGCGACGGGCGTATCTACTGCGATAACTTCGTCTGTTTTCCCTATTTTACGGAGGTCTATCCGGGGGATGGTGGCCTCATCGTAATCCCAGGTTCGCATAAGAGTGAGTTTGATCGACCAAAAGAACTGCTGACACTTAACGAAGAAGATGGCATTGACCCAATTGATGATCCCGTATTCGTCAATATTACACCGAAAGCAGGCGACATTGTGATTATTTCGGAGTTGCTAACGCATGGTGTGTTGCGCTGGAAACCGAAAGATCGAGATCGCCGGTTTCTCGTTTTACGGTATTTCCCACAGTACACCGGTAAGCATAATTTTCCGGAGCCTATTCTGAACAGATTATCCCCAGAGACGTTGGAATTGGTAGAATCCGCGGGATATGGACACATCAAAGAGATTGTGAAGCAGGATGAGGTTACGCTGACAGTGTGAACTGCATGAAATTTCGGATAGATGCACAACTTTCCCCAGCACTTGCATCTACAAATTACTTGCGGCTTTGATCCGGTTTTGTGCTCGGGCGAGTGCTGCCTCTGCTCGCGGGCGGTTCAGGTCGGGTGCGTTCGCGGTGAGTTGGGTTTGGGCACGCTCAAGTGCCTGCTCGGCACGCTCTATGTCGATTTCGGACGCCCATTCCGCTGTTTCAACTAAAACGGTGACACCTGTGCGGAGCACTTCAAAGACCCCACCACTCGTTGCCATTAACTGGGGTGTCTCAGACGATTCACGGATGCGGATCTCACCAACCTCTAAGGCGGTTAGAAACGGAATGTGTCCGGCAAGAATCTGAAAGTTGCCTTCAACTCCCGGCGCGCTCACGCTCGTCACATCCGCTTCATAAACCGACTGTTCCGGTGTCCGAATTTCAAGATGAAAACTTCTACTAAGCATAAAACGAAGTCTCCTTCCGAAAGCCGACTGCTGATAGCCGACTGCCAGTTACTAATCCGCTGCCTCTTCTAAGTCTGCGCTTTTTGCCTGTTCAAACGCTTCGTCAATCGTCCCGATATAGCGCAATGATTGCTCAGGCAGTTCATCGCAATCGCCATTTAGAATCGCTTGGCAACCTTGGACGGTATCCTCAATTTTGACATATTTACCTGGGGTTCCAGTGAACCGTTCTGCCACAAACATCGGCTGTGTCAGGAACATCTCTATTTTTCGTGCTCTGTTGACAACCAACTTCTGTTCATCCGAGAGTTCATCTACCCCGAGAATAGCGATAATGTCTTGCAGGTCGCCATATTCCTGTAGGACCTGCTTGACTCTAAAGGCGGTCTGATAATGTTCATCACCGATAATATCTTCTGATAAGATACGCGAACTGGATGTCAGTGGATCCACTGCCGGGTATCTCCCTTTCTGGACGATCGTCCGTTCCAATCTCGTCACAGCGTCGAGGTGTGCGAAAACAGAGACGACAGCCGGATCGGTATAGTCATCAGCGGGAACGTAAACGGCTTGGAATGAAGTGATAGACCCGTGTTCCGTGGAGGTAATTCGCTCCTGCAATTCACCCATTTCGGTTGCGAGCGTCGGTTGGTA
The sequence above is drawn from the Candidatus Poribacteria bacterium genome and encodes:
- a CDS encoding phytanoyl-CoA dioxygenase family protein, producing MHTIHSTLTEAEKWYFDLHGFLVLRNVIPKDEIEEMLKVIQHWLTIDEVDIPPPLDRGLQEPCKTHIGHIQYGHRLFEDLAMNPDIMRVVAGLTMNAPRLFHCNFTMMTKHDAPQHFHRDDSGFKYDYQAAAGHIYCSHIATWVALVDVPPGTGFCLVPGSHKSLFQTPENLPVKHDPPTSITLPMEAGDVAIFSTNLLHDASPWTEDYPRMNIFQRYQLSAYFNETGKGGYPLDEYRDKISDAQYE
- a CDS encoding SDR family oxidoreductase; amino-acid sequence: MRLKGQVCIITGGGSGIGRGAALAMAQEGATVVINGRTASKLESVSAEISDAGGTAASYTLDVADYDAVEQMTADVLDKFGQIDVLVNNAGHSSQHRRLLNTPPEEMRSVIDSNLIGTFFCTKAVVPAMLAAKSGTIINISSLAAVTPGPFSGFAYGAAKAAVINFTEFLNADLRNTGIRASVVVPGEVATPILDKRPIPPDAAAREMMVDVDETSAAILLIATLPQRSNIPELVIRPTMHRNMTGEIVELDD
- a CDS encoding DUF3179 domain-containing protein; this translates as MYSRELDGKTYTFGVSGKLWRDALLMYDHQTRSLWSHITGEAIRGPLKGKQLKPLASMPQIAWKAWQLNYPKTEVLSVPTRVGMRENQSQDVYADYHASQRAGVSGMEYTDDRLPNKSLVIGVQIQAEEGNTQFRAYPLTHFTKTAVINDTLGEVPLLIFHDKTSFATAVFNRSVAGEARTFSHQDRYFVTDNTGTPWNLVTGEAVSGKDKGNRLERLPAVNIYWFAWARYYPETSIYR
- a CDS encoding DUF3179 domain-containing protein, with protein sequence MKNYIRILILLFFVTLCATAADYTDDAIRTLLPFDAIPAITDPQFVPASGAKLDADAPVIGVTFNDESHAYSLYLLNGHEIVNDVVGGLKIATTW
- a CDS encoding HNH endonuclease; this encodes MPSESIPAALRRRVRERANGLCEYCQSSDSVSNASFHCDHILPRNAGGKTELANLAWACPWCNTHKHTKTHARDPQTGQQSPLFNPRTKRWKRHFMWSENLLYIIGRTLSGRATIDALNMNRPEHVNRRRLLQFASGQPST
- a CDS encoding M42 family metallopeptidase, which produces MNETSIELLKSLTQADGIPGYETEVREIFRDAVADVGPIGTDRLGSIFCTRAGNAEQPRILLDSHLDEIGFVVQNVTDNGFVKFLPLGGWWAHTLLAQRVTITTKLGKVPGVVGSTPPHLLSGSRDKVLDMKDLFIDIGAESEEQAAEEFGVLPGCPIAPYGPFMPLKNSKLFSAKAFDNRVGVAIVIEALLRLDEHPNTVIGAGSVQEEVGLRGARTMAASVEPDLAIVLEGPPADDTPGLSVGSTQGKLGGGVQIRIIDSSMIVNPKLADFAIETAKRHEIPYQLGVRQSGGTDGGAIHQSGRGVPSVVLGVPSRYIHSHVSIINIDDYTAALDLTMHLASEIDASALEGFLFG
- a CDS encoding aldo/keto reductase: MEMRTCGKSGIEISTMGIGCWSYGGGDYWGPQAQSDVTAVANAALDAGINFFDTAEGYNNGRSEEALAVALKGRRNEAVIGTKVTRPDPATIREHCEASLNRLQTDYVDIYMIHWPDDEIAIEESMAELTRLQEDGLIRAIGVSNFGVEQLTAALNTGATIAVNQLCYNLLSRAIEPELLPLCRERNVGILGYMPLLQGILTGQYKSAEEIPSVHSRFRHFRDDREQASHGEEGAEEEMFETLEAIREIAEAEQIPMARLAIAWAMARPGITCMLVGTRNINELTQNLHVIDYTPSADVIESLDTITTPLLEKMGANPDYFTGARIH
- a CDS encoding phytanoyl-CoA dioxygenase family protein; amino-acid sequence: MMEQLGKFNKDLGRPLATAPADLTRTNADGKAVVPLTQEQKYLFDKNGWLLVPGVLTESEIEEIRDFCYRLKHDPETIPQHHRSTYGGPLEKLTDHPVVVAFGNEFLATPYLASDTCYGFRMEMSFLALRATTDEPPFTFHAHNGNGLWRMPGDCHQYSCLPGQAYSGLTRVVWELNPVEKDDGGTMFITGSHKAAYTAPEGAHTQDWEFWDTYSCPAGSVIMFTEAITHSGQPWQNPDTDRVAVFNAYNSVDKRWSLSKPPQALLDEMPPKRQTLFRDAYVKGNVTGTKFDMAL
- a CDS encoding phytanoyl-CoA dioxygenase family protein, which produces MTPKQRYLFDVTGYLHLENVITGDALAEASEAVDRYITTPPDALPPGFEIQGLHQHGFAFDKSLERLTVHKALWPIIKELTDNQPRFARGSLKHDRHDLWEAGERAKVNPGGLHCARDDYGWYSTRYEAGDGRIYCDNFVCFPYFTEVYPGDGGLIVIPGSHKSEFDRPKELLTLNEEDGIDPIDDPVFVNITPKAGDIVIISELLTHGVLRWKPKDRDRRFLVLRYFPQYTGKHNFPEPILNRLSPETLELVESAGYGHIKEIVKQDEVTLTV
- a CDS encoding F0F1 ATP synthase subunit epsilon; translated protein: MLSRSFHLEIRTPEQSVYEADVTSVSAPGVEGNFQILAGHIPFLTALEVGEIRIRESSETPQLMATSGGVFEVLRTGVTVLVETAEWASEIDIERAEQALERAQTQLTANAPDLNRPRAEAALARAQNRIKAASNL